From a single Nicotiana tomentosiformis chromosome 2, ASM39032v3, whole genome shotgun sequence genomic region:
- the LOC138905916 gene encoding uncharacterized protein: MDSNNFIQKHFPPNAAPKPISKKFRMPEIPKYNGTIDPNKHVTSYTYAIKGNDLEDDEIESVLLKKFGETLSKRAIIWHHNLPPNSFDSFAMLADSFVKAHDEAIKIESRESDLFKVKQRDNEMLREFVSRFQMERMDLPPVADDWAVQAFTQGLNV, translated from the coding sequence ATGGATTCCAATAACTTTATTCAAAAACATTTCCCTCCGAACGCAGCTCCGAAGCCTATCTctaagaagtttcgcatgcccgagattcctaagtataatggaacgatagacccaaataagcatgtgacctcctacacatacgccatcaaagggaatgacttggaagatgacgagatcgagtctgtcctactgaaaaagttcggggaaactCTGTCAAAGAGAGCTATTATATGGCATCATAACCTACCTCCTAATTCttttgactcgtttgctatgcttgcagattcctttgtGAAAGCGCACGACGAGGCTATCAAGATCGAGTCCAGggagtcagaccttttcaaagtaaaacagagggACAATGAGATGCTTAGAGAATTCGTGtctcggtttcaaatggaacgaatggacttgcctccggtcgcggacgattgggccgttcaagccttCACCCAGGGACTCAATGTTTGA